From Tachysurus fulvidraco isolate hzauxx_2018 chromosome 6, HZAU_PFXX_2.0, whole genome shotgun sequence:
gtcatcagtgtaacACTGGAAGCCAATACCATGTTTacgaataattgcaccaagggaTAACACATATAGGGAtaaaagcaatgggcctaaaacagaaccttgcggaacaccgaacattaccttagtttgtttaaagtagtcaccatttagatctacaaactgataacaatctgtcaaataagacctgatccaGGAGAGAGCTGTCACTTTAACCACAACATGTTCTAGTCTATCAAGTACAATAACATGGTCAATATCagaagctgcactaagatcaagtcACACCAGCAATGAGACACACAACACCGATGAGACACGCAGCACCGATGAGACACGCAACGCCGATGAGACACGCAGCACCGATGAGACACGCAACACCGATGAGACACGCAACGCCGATGAGACACGCAGCACCGATGAGACACGCAGCACCGATGAGACACGCAACACCGATGAGACACGCAGCACCGATGAGACACGCAGCACCGATGAGACACACAACACCGATGAGACACGCAGCACCGATGAGACACGCAGCACCGATGAGACACGCAACACCGATGAGACACGCAGCACCGATGAGACACGCAGCACCGATGAGACACACAACACCGatgagacacacaacacacaggcaGCCACTGTGCACTAGCACGTTTCTTCATGCCACATTACCCATGATCCCCTTTGGTGTATCATGCCACATTACCCATGATCCCCTTTGGTGTATCATGCCACATTACCCATGATCCCCTTTGGTGTATAATGCCACAAACAGGTGTTAATTCAGAAGtataactctacacacacaatatatcagTATCAGAATACTTTATTTAACCCCAGGGGGGAATTGGGttcaatatacatatacacacacattataattatgtcatccccccccccccccacacacacacacaccaaaaagaGCAGAGGGTCACTTTTCTAATTTTGTAGCTCTTTCAAAAATGGTGTAAGGATATTAATATATCGTgtaggtaagtgtgtgtgtgtgtgtgtgtttgtgtgtggttttgtgtgtgtgtttgtgtgtggttttgtgtgtgtgtgtgtgtgtgtgtgtgtgtgtgtgtggttgtgtgtttgtgtggttgctTTACACAGCCACATTGTCAAGTTGTGGGCGGTCCGTAAACACCACTCGTCTGTGATTGGCTGCTCTCTCCAGCTCTAGCACAGTGATGTTGTTGGTTACTGTGGCACTGATTAATGATGCAGGAACATACAGTGTGTGCTGAGGACCACGTTCTGGCCAGAACCGACccacattaacaccattaaTGAACACCTGACCctgaaacagacacaaacacataaataaattagaatagaTTGTTGATTTGTTGGCTGTAGACTTGTGATGACATTATATACTGAATCGAACATAAAAAACACACGTTACTAGCTACATGCATTGGAGTACAAGGCTGCGTCTTACAATGTGTGCAGTGCGGTGAAGGAAGCAAAGCGGCGCTAcgggaggaaactagagtcacAGATCAAACATGGTGGCTCTAGGGGCCTGTGGCAGGGACTAAGGAACATTACGGACTGTAGAACACCAGCTTCTGGAATGGGGAATGCGGACGCTTCTCTGGCTGACGATTGCATTGTTTACGCTCACATTGAGGCTGCAGCTAACGGCACAAACAGCACGCAcgctgagagagctggagacGTAAACACGTTCACCATCTCGGAGCATGACGTGAGGAGGGCGTTCAGGGCAGCAGGACCAGACGGCATCACAGGTCGGGTTCTGAAAGCCTGCGCTGACCGGCTTGCACCAgtgttcactgagatattcaacctcTCACTGGAACTGTCtgttgtcccctcatgcttcaaacagtccaccattgttcctgtcctgAAGAAACCCCAGCCCACCTGCCTCAACGATTACCGCCCTGTAGCTCGAGAGGTGCTTCGAGAGACTGGTCAGAGACTCCATCACTGCTtcactaccagacacactggatccactACAGTTCGTGTACCACCAGAACCGCTCTACTGAGGACTCCATCGCTCACCTTCTCCACCCCcgatgagccacctggactgcagaaaagggaattatgcaataatgctgtttgtggaccaCAGTTCAGCgtttaacaccataattccctctACGCTCCcctctaagttggaggtcctgggactccGCCTGCCGCTGTGTCAGTGGAcctccaacttcctgacagaccaACCACAAGCCGTGCGGGTGgacaaacacacctcatccaccctcaccctcagcactggagctccccagggttgtgttctgagccccctgctgtactcactgtacacttatgactgtgtggccacttccaacttcaacaccctggtgaaggcccggcagcgtctgtaccacctgagacgcttaagggactacaaactaccctctcaggtgctaaagactttctacacctgcaccaccGAGAGCGTCCTGACaagtagcatcacttcctggttgggGAACAGCtccatgcaggacaggcgagccctccagagggtggtgcggtcagctgaatGTAGCATCCACACCGAGccccctgacctgcaggacatctacagcacgtgGTGCaggaccagggccaggaagattgtaaaggatcattcaggccattcggagtttaaaccaggaaatgACCAGGATCTAGTTCTGGACCTCTTCCTCCATCTACACTGATTTTATGTGCACCTTCTtttacactgacactttaactctggacttgtaCAGCCACTTtatactctatacacacaccatactgcacatgcaCACTTTAAGgataatcattaaaaaacatacacatttatgtatatacattatttttcacatatatttgtgagaagagaagaagaagagaagaagaagagagagagcatataCAGTGGGGCAGTAAGAGGAACCCAACAGGAACAGGGTTAGTATGTTAACAGTCCCATTTAAACACTGCACCATTTACACTCCAAACCTTGTCCTTAACAGACCCAACACTGAGACCCAACACTGAGACCCAACACTGAGAGCCAACACTGAGACCCAACACTGAGACCCAACACTGAGACCCAACACTGAGAGCCAACACTGAGAGCCAACACTGAGAGCCAACACTGAGACCCAACACTGAGACCCAACACTGAGAGCTAGCGTTATTTATAATGTGTAAAGTGATAATcctgagctgctgctgctgctgaacaTGAGAGGATTTACTGCACCTTGGTCCAGCCAGTAAGTTTGATGAAGGTGTCTCTGGAGATTCCGTTGGGTTTTAAAGTGCCAGAATAGAAACATGGTCCAACGTCTCCTTCATTCCCATCTGCCTCCCATCCTGACTGCAGCCAGCCATTTGCAATGACACCATCAATATCCAGAGGgaaaatcagccaatcagaaagcaCGTCATTACCCAGGATCAGATTTCCCAAGATGCCCTGTTtgtgtacacacagacagaaggtaactaacacacacacacacacattaccacaccgtacacactaacacacacacattaccacaccataaacactaacacaccgtacacactaacacacacacattaccacaccatacacactaacacacacacattaccacaccatacacactaacacaccgtacacactaacacacacacattaccacaccgtacacactaacacacacacattaccacaccatacacactaacacacacacattaccacaccgtacacactaacacacactcattaccacactgtacacactaacacacacacacattaccacaccatacacactaacacacacacattaccataccatacacactaacacacacattaccacaccatacacactaacacacacattaccacaccatacacactaacacacacacacattaccacaccgtacacactaacacacacacacattaccacaccgtacacactaacacacacacacattaccacaccgtacacactaacacacacacattaccacaccatacacactaacacacacacattaccacaccatacacactaacacacacacattaccacaccatacacactaacacacacacattaccacaccatacacactaacacaccgtacacactaacacacacacattaccacaccatacacactaacacacacacacattaccacaccatacacactaacacacacacattaccacaccatacacactaacacacacacacacacacacacattaccacaccatacacactaacacacacacatttccacaccatacacactaacacacacacacacacacacacacacacacacacattaccacaccgtACACAGCACTTaaggtttatttaaatttctcaTAACTTTCTTCCTCAGCAGTTTCTTACCTTGTAGTCGTTGATTTTATGGCCGAAGTTCACTCTGCCCATGTTCTCCACTAAAAGGTCCAGCTGATCTCCTTCATGCCCGGTCACGTTCACCACCAATGCAatgtctctctccatcacacCCTGAtacaccttcacacacatcatataATGTAAGATCCTTCACCAGCACACCCTGACaaacctgtacacacactcaccccatTTACAGAGACATAGGCACGGTCATGGACGCCATTCAGTGGTGAGATGAGTGGTGTTTGATCCGGAATGTCCCGTGGCAGCAGCGTCCGATACAACACGTATCCATAGTACTGAAATTACactacaattattatttattataataataatgatatgcAGCTAACACAACAACATTCTTTTCATTCTTaaatattaatgattaatttgtggctataaataaaacagatcaCACGCAGGAAACATCAGCACATCAGCAGGATATCtaaaatgtaagtaataaaaagAACAAGTTTCTTCCACAGGAGACGTCACGACTTTGCACCAACAACCAGTATTTACTTGTGACTGATTCAGGGTCAGGTATCAGCCAGAGCCACTGTGAAGCTGCTTCTGCCAGTTATTGCTCTCCTGTGTTACTTTTCACACCAAACAGCCCCAAAGCTCTCTACACTAACAGCAGAACTGCAATGATGCCATTGTCGTGCTCTTTATCAAGGTtaagttgtataaatgagacaaACATGGGGGAGGGATCGACAGAGTACTGCTATATTTGTGcaaactgtatatttaaaaaaaaaagtgagaataaaaaatattatagtttCTTGTCCTAAACAGCCTTTTGGTGTGATGTGAGCACAAATACTGAGAACAAGGTGTTCTAACAGCACTTAATAAAAAGCATCAACAGGCCGTGAGAGAGACTGAACTGCAGGGACAAATCCTGCACTGTCCTGTGGACAAACCGCTGACTAAAGTCTCCTACAGGCAAAACTAAAGAGCTGAACACATTCGTGCTGGAACACATTAATAAGATGTCATCCATCTTCTCACTTAGATTAACTAGAGTTTGTGATACTCCACGTGTCAGATGCCTAATATGCAAGAGGCCCAAATACACTTCATGACTTGAACATACACGTGAGAGAAAAGCTGCTGCAGCCTTTGGTAATCTCACataaaaggtttttgttcttgcttccttctgctgagcAGATGCTggtttcattttccagcaggatttggcacaaTGACCATTGTGTTGGTGTGACTGACTGGTCAGCGAACTCAtcagacctgaaccccataaAGAACCTATGAGCTATTGTCAAgtgagaaaatgagaaacaatgAGATCTGAAGGCCACAGTTAAAGACCTGGGCTtccacaccacactgatcacctTCATGCCGtattgaggcagtaattaaagcaaaaggagctcCTACAAAGTAttcagtacatatacagtaaatgaacaaacGTTCCAGAAAgtcaacaattcactaaaaatgtttttattgctcttatGAAGTATTAAATTTATTGAGATtgtgaattggtgggtttttgttaaatgtgagctaAAATCATGACAATTAAGATTTAatctacttcagtctgtgttactgaatttatataatacacaagattcactatttgagttgaattactgaaataaataattctaacCCTACTGTATAATTATAAGTAATAAGGACATCCTTAAAAGtgcttgtttgccgtaacccgaccgacctgTCAATTTAGGGCCGactcaaatattattatttttactttaagtccgaccgactcgccggttgtaaatttgcgttaagaccgaccaatttttttttactcttcaaacaactaatacaaaagcaataaaataatattaattatattttagtaagtattataaatatataaactgccTCCATACAGACGAAGGCTACGTCCTTTCTTTTACATACAACCCCAtgacatcatctatgtttacactgttgtggttaccggatgtcacactatgtcCTGTGTGTTCACTTCGTCTCATTCCCTCATTCAGTGTCAGAGACAACGGTTCACGCTCAGTAATGATGGCTGTGGCTGCAGTAAACTAAACAATGTCGGGGCCGATCACCTCAGTGAGAAGTGAAACTGATCCATAATCACTTATAATCCCTagcagtattatttatttatttattaattattttgtttgtttattaatacacatgcacacataatacacacacacacacacacacataatacacatgcacacataatacacacacacaatacacacacataatacacacacaatacacacacaatacacatgcacacataatacacacatacataatacacgcacacataatacacacacacaatacacacacacataatacacacacacacaatacacatgcacacataatacacacataatacacacacacaatacacacacacaatacacacacacacacacaatacacacacacacacacacaatacacacacacataatacacacacacataacacacacacacacacacacaatacacacacatacaatacacatgcaatacacacgcacacaatacacacacaatacacacacacataacacacacacagccacacggACAGACAAACAAGCTGACAGACACATCTTACTTGTTTGATCTCCTCAAACGTTAGAGGCTTTAGAGACTTGACAGGTCCTTGAGGTGACAAGATCTCCAACAGACCACTGATATTACCGATCTAGAACaaattcataaaaacaaatatctaataaaatatctaatataTCCATCTatgttttataatgtattatttattggtTTATAAAAAATCCTTTGACCTTTTCCAGCCTTACAAATCCATATGCCATCTTTGGTGTAGCTGGTGGCATCGGTCCAGCTGGAATATcataaaactgaaaatattaaaaaacagatttctatatgtttaattatataattatatatatatatatatatatatatatatatatatatatatatatatatatatatatatatatatatatatatggaaataaTGTTCTAAGTGAATTATTTTACTAACACTATTAAGATATTATTAGATTAACATTATCATAAATAGTGTTGATTAGATTTGTGCTCATACGTCTTTAATGACATCTCTGATGGCCAATAGTTTGTCAGTGGGATCTCCAGCTTCTGATAACGGAGCATCATAATCGTAACTCGTCACTACAGGACGGAACCTTGTGTCATGGTCTGCACCTACACAGGAAGTCAAGTAACCATAAAGAACACAGGATGTGTCCTTATAACACACTCGTCACTGTATCGGCCCTCGTGGCACTATTAGATCTCCGTGCTCACACTTACCCAAAGTCAAACACAGCCCTTGTATTTGAATAAAGGAAGTTAGCTCTTATTTTTGtagtaacacaataacacatgaTGAACAGCAGCTGCAGGCACAAGTCACAGAGGAAGCCTGGCTGGTCATGAGAGACACAGGACATTATGTTTTAAGTGATTTTAATGACATACCATTCCAGTAACCAAAATTTGTCCCTCCTTCAAACATGTACCTGAggggtgagggagagagagagagagagggagagagagagagagagagagagagagagagagagacatgtaaACCCCTCACAGCTAACAGATTAGAACTGACTAGAATGTCATTTTAGTGAAATCCCAGTTAAAATACCCAGCACACAGTCGGCCATGTGTAAACTTTATCTTACATAACGTCACTGTACAGAAGTAAAGCTGCATACTGTCTCCATCAGAAACCACAACAATGAgcagacattattattattattattattattattattattattattattataactctGTAAgtttaactgtatgcatatgactgtttaatataaataagatTAACAATGTGATTTAAAGCGTACATGTTGACGTTAGCTCCCATGTCCATCATGTCTCTCAACGTCTTACTGACTTTGTGTGAGTTGACAAAAGTGTGATTGTCTCCCCAGTGGTCCAGCCAACCTGTGTAAAACTCAGAGttcacctaaaacacacaacacacactttt
This genomic window contains:
- the glb1l gene encoding beta-galactosidase-1-like protein isoform X1, yielding MCLIYRFITDMTSQTGCVFLCVFITAVMTNVLAERSFTIDYSKDCFLKDGQCFRYVSGSVHYSRVPRFYWKDRLMKMYMSGLNAVQVYVPWNFHEPVQGMYIFQGDRDLEYFLHLANETGLLVILRPGPYICAEWEMGGLPAWLLHNSNIILRSADSEYMQAVGDWLAVLLTKMRPWLYQNGGNIISLQVENEYGSYFACDHNYMRSLRLLFRNFLGEDVVLFTTDGNTDKELACGSLQGLYATIDFGTDTNISDAFIRQRRFEPKGPLVNSEFYTGWLDHWGDNHTFVNSHKVSKTLRDMMDMGANVNMYMFEGGTNFGYWNGLCLTLGADHDTRFRPVVTSYDYDAPLSEAGDPTDKLLAIRDVIKDFYDIPAGPMPPATPKMAYGFVRLEKIGNISGLLEILSPQGPVKSLKPLTFEEIKQYYGYVLYRTLLPRDIPDQTPLISPLNGVHDRAYVSVNGVYQGVMERDIALVVNVTGHEGDQLDLLVENMGRVNFGHKINDYKGILGNLILGNDVLSDWLIFPLDIDGVIANGWLQSGWEADGNEGDVGPCFYSGTLKPNGISRDTFIKLTGWTKGQVFINGVNVGRFWPERGPQHTLYVPASLISATVTNNITVLELERAANHRRVVFTDRPQLDNVAV
- the glb1l gene encoding beta-galactosidase-1-like protein isoform X3, translating into MTSQTGCVFLCVFITAVMTNVLAERSFTIDYSKDCFLKDGQCFRYVSGSVHYSRVPRFYWKDRLMKMYMSGLNAVQVYVPWNFHEPVQGMYIFQGDRDLEYFLHLANETGLLVILRPGPYICAEWEMGGLPAWLLHNSNIILRSADSEYMQAVGDWLAVLLTKMRPWLYQNGGNIISLQVENEYGSYFACDHNYMRSLRLLFRNFLGEDVVLFTTDGNTDKELACGSLQGLYATIDFGTDTNISDAFIRQRRFEPKGPLVNSEFYTGWLDHWGDNHTFVNSHKVSKTLRDMMDMGANVNMYMFEGGTNFGYWNGLCLTLGADHDTRFRPVVTSYDYDAPLSEAGDPTDKLLAIRDVIKDFYDIPAGPMPPATPKMAYGFVRLEKIGNISGLLEILSPQGPVKSLKPLTFEEIKQYYGYVLYRTLLPRDIPDQTPLISPLNGVHDRAYVSVNGVYQGVMERDIALVVNVTGHEGDQLDLLVENMGRVNFGHKINDYKGILGNLILGNDVLSDWLIFPLDIDGVIANGWLQSGWEADGNEGDVGPCFYSGTLKPNGISRDTFIKLTGWTKGQVFINGVNVGRFWPERGPQHTLYVPASLISATVTNNITVLELERAANHRRVVFTDRPQLDNVAV
- the glb1l gene encoding beta-galactosidase-1-like protein isoform X2; this encodes MCLIYRFITDMTSQTGCVFLCVFITAVMTNVLAERSFTIDYSKDCFLKDGQCFRYVSGSVHYSRVPRFYWKDRLMKMYMSGLNAVQVYVPWNFHEPVQGMYIFQGDRDLEYFLHLANETGLLVILRPGPYICAEWEMGGLPAWLLHNSNIILRSADSEYMQAVGDWLAVLLTKMRPWLYQNGGNIISLQVENEYGSYFACDHNYMRSLRLLFRNFLGEDVVLFTTDGNTDKELACGSLQGLYATIDFGTDTNISDAFIRQRRFEPKGPLVNSEFYTGWLDHWGDNHTFVNSHKVSKTLRDMMDMGANVNMYMFEGGTNFGYWNGADHDTRFRPVVTSYDYDAPLSEAGDPTDKLLAIRDVIKDFYDIPAGPMPPATPKMAYGFVRLEKIGNISGLLEILSPQGPVKSLKPLTFEEIKQYYGYVLYRTLLPRDIPDQTPLISPLNGVHDRAYVSVNGVYQGVMERDIALVVNVTGHEGDQLDLLVENMGRVNFGHKINDYKGILGNLILGNDVLSDWLIFPLDIDGVIANGWLQSGWEADGNEGDVGPCFYSGTLKPNGISRDTFIKLTGWTKGQVFINGVNVGRFWPERGPQHTLYVPASLISATVTNNITVLELERAANHRRVVFTDRPQLDNVAV